The following coding sequences are from one Pseudomonas mendocina window:
- a CDS encoding urea transporter, protein MPPLPTSHPALQSLRALLCGFAQIFLQQHPGCGLLVLLAILIGAPDLLVGALLGGLTSMLIARRCGYPSADIAIGLYGYNGILLGLLLSLKLPWTPLLPLLIITSAALSSLLLAPWMQRMRKHGWLPALTFPFVLLGWLLLTLVAQLELPLATPASAPGAPELSALQLMLAVLRGLGQVIFLDSALAGLCLLLGLLLADWRSALWAALGSSSASALALFYGWPSDSALAGLYGYNATLAAIALAQTHRCPLVPVFGILLALLLQPGFSTIGMPALTMPFILACWLIRAGAHSWRRAVHDSTPTN, encoded by the coding sequence ATGCCTCCACTACCAACCTCACACCCTGCCCTGCAAAGCCTGCGCGCCCTGCTCTGCGGCTTCGCCCAAATCTTCCTGCAGCAACACCCCGGCTGCGGCCTGCTGGTGCTGCTGGCGATCCTCATCGGCGCCCCTGATCTGCTGGTCGGCGCCCTGCTCGGCGGTCTGACCTCGATGCTGATCGCACGACGTTGCGGCTACCCGTCAGCGGACATCGCCATCGGCCTGTACGGCTACAACGGTATCCTGCTCGGCCTGCTGCTCAGCCTGAAACTGCCGTGGACACCGCTGTTGCCGCTGCTGATCATCACCAGCGCAGCCCTTTCCAGCCTGCTGCTGGCACCCTGGATGCAGCGCATGCGCAAGCATGGCTGGCTGCCCGCGCTCACCTTTCCCTTCGTACTCCTCGGTTGGCTGTTGCTGACTCTGGTCGCCCAGTTGGAGCTGCCACTCGCAACGCCAGCCAGCGCGCCAGGTGCACCGGAACTGAGCGCCCTGCAGTTGATGCTCGCCGTGCTACGTGGCCTGGGCCAAGTGATCTTTCTCGACTCAGCACTGGCTGGTCTTTGCCTGCTGCTCGGCCTGCTGCTGGCCGATTGGCGCTCAGCCCTGTGGGCCGCACTGGGCTCCAGCAGCGCCTCGGCCCTGGCCCTGTTCTATGGCTGGCCCAGCGATAGCGCACTGGCCGGCCTCTACGGCTACAACGCCACTCTCGCCGCCATCGCCCTGGCGCAGACCCACCGCTGCCCACTGGTACCGGTCTTCGGCATCCTCCTCGCGCTACTGCTGCAGCCGGGCTTCAGCACCATTGGCATGCCCGCCCTGACCATGCCATTCATATTGGCCTGCTGGCTGATCCGCGCCGGTGCTCACAGCTGGCGGCGCGCCGTGCACGACAGCACCCCGACGAATTGA
- the pyk gene encoding pyruvate kinase, whose product MNADKKVKILATLGPAIRDAAHIRQLVEAGVNLFRLNFSHGEHADHAQRYQWVREVERELNQPIGILMDLQGPKLRVGRFAEGKVQLVNGQSLRLDLDATPSDASRVNLPHPEIIEALQPGMSLLLDDGRLRLKVTAKQNDAVITEVIAGGELSDRKGVNVPEAVLQLSPLTEKDRRDLTFGLELGVDWVALSFVQRPEDIVEARELIGGKAFLMAKIEKPSAVAHLEEIAKLCDAIMVARGDLGVEVPAENVPRIQKDIVRTCRQLGRPVVVATQMLESMRFSPAPTRAEVTDVANAVAEGADAVMLSAETASGDYPLETVQMMSKIIRQVENGPDYQSQLDVGRPQAEATASDAISCAIRRISSILPVAALVNYSESGASSLRASRERPKAPILSLTPSLTTARRLTVAWGIYSVVNERLRKVEEVTSTALEIAQAQGMAKRGETVVITAGEPFGQPGSTNSLRIETLH is encoded by the coding sequence ATGAACGCCGACAAGAAAGTGAAAATCCTCGCCACCCTCGGGCCGGCGATTCGCGACGCCGCACACATCCGCCAACTGGTGGAAGCCGGGGTCAACCTGTTCCGCCTCAACTTCAGCCACGGCGAACACGCCGACCATGCCCAGCGCTATCAATGGGTGCGCGAGGTGGAGCGTGAACTGAACCAGCCAATCGGCATCCTCATGGATCTGCAGGGGCCGAAGCTGCGCGTGGGCCGCTTCGCCGAAGGCAAGGTGCAACTGGTCAATGGCCAGAGCCTGCGCCTGGATCTGGACGCCACGCCCAGCGACGCCAGCCGGGTCAATCTGCCCCATCCGGAAATCATCGAGGCCCTGCAACCGGGCATGAGCCTGCTGCTCGACGACGGTCGCCTGCGCCTGAAAGTGACCGCCAAGCAGAATGATGCAGTGATCACCGAAGTGATCGCCGGTGGCGAACTGTCCGACCGCAAGGGCGTCAACGTGCCCGAAGCGGTGCTGCAACTGTCGCCGCTGACCGAGAAGGATCGCCGTGACCTGACCTTCGGCCTGGAGCTGGGCGTGGACTGGGTGGCGCTGTCGTTCGTGCAGCGCCCCGAGGACATCGTCGAAGCACGCGAGCTGATCGGCGGTAAAGCCTTTCTCATGGCCAAGATCGAGAAACCTTCGGCGGTGGCCCACCTGGAAGAAATCGCCAAACTGTGCGACGCCATCATGGTCGCCCGTGGCGACCTGGGCGTGGAGGTGCCGGCTGAAAATGTGCCGCGTATCCAGAAGGACATCGTGCGCACCTGCCGCCAACTGGGCCGCCCGGTGGTCGTGGCCACGCAAATGCTCGAATCCATGCGTTTTTCCCCGGCACCGACCCGCGCCGAGGTCACTGACGTGGCCAACGCCGTGGCCGAAGGCGCCGATGCGGTGATGCTGTCTGCCGAAACCGCCTCCGGCGACTACCCGCTGGAAACCGTGCAGATGATGAGCAAGATCATCCGCCAGGTGGAAAACGGCCCGGACTACCAGAGCCAACTCGACGTCGGTCGCCCGCAGGCCGAGGCCACCGCCAGCGACGCCATCAGCTGCGCCATTCGCCGTATCAGCTCGATCCTGCCGGTGGCCGCGCTGGTCAACTACAGCGAATCCGGTGCCAGCAGCCTGCGCGCCTCGCGCGAGCGACCCAAGGCGCCGATCTTGAGCCTGACGCCGAGCCTGACCACCGCGCGGCGCCTGACCGTGGCCTGGGGCATCTACTCGGTGGTCAACGAGCGCCTGCGCAAGGTCGAGGAAGTCACCAGCACCGCGCTGGAAATCGCCCAGGCCCAGGGTATGGCCAAGCGTGGCGAAACCGTGGTGATCACCGCTGGCGAACCTTTCGGCCAACCCGGCAGCACCAACAGCCTGAGGATCGAAACGCTGCATTGA